A segment of the Leclercia adecarboxylata genome:
GAACTTGAGGCGATCGCCGATCTCTTTCAGCACTTTCTCAGCGATTTGCGCCCGCTGACCGGAGAGCTTCAGGTTGTTGAAGAAGTCCATCGCATGGCCGATGCTCATGTCTGAGATGGTCGGCAGCGGCGTGTTCTCAACATACACGTGGCGCGCTTCGCGGCGCAGACGGGTACCGTCACAGGTGGCGCAGGAGCGGTTGCTGATGAACTTCGCCAGCTCTTCACGTACCGCGCTGGATTCCGTCTCTTTGTAACGGCGCTCCATGTTGTGCAGCACGCCTTCAAACGGATGACGGCGCACCGAGGTATCGCCGCGATCGTTCATGTATTTAAACTCGATGTTCTCTTTAGCGGAACCGAACAGGATCACTTTGTGCACGGTTGGGCTCAGACTGCCCCACGGCGCTTCGACGTCGAATTTATAGTGTTCAGCCAGCGACTTCAGCATCTGGAAGTAGTAGAAGTTACGCTTATCCCAGCCGCGGATCGCGCCGCCAGCCAGCGACAGTTCCGGGTTCTGGATCACCCGGTCAGGATCGAAATACTGCTGCACGCCCAGGCCATCACAGGTTGGGCAGGCGCCAGCCGGGTTGTTGAACGAGAACAGGCGCGGTTCCAGCTCGCGCATGCTGTAGCCGCACACCGGGCAGGCGAAGTTGGCAGAGAAGAGCAGCTCTTCCGCTTGCGGGTCGTCCATATCGGCCACCACGGCCGTGCCGCCGGAGAGATCCAGCGCGGTTTCGAACGACTCCGCCAGGCGCTGGGTCAGGTCATCACGCACCTTAAAGCGGTCGATCACGACCTCAATGGTGTGTTTCTTTTGCAGCTCCAGCTTCGGTGGATCGGAGAGATCGCACACTTCCCCGTCGATACGGGCGCGGATATAGCCCTGGCTGGCCAGGTTTTCCAGCGTTTTGGTGTGCTCGCCTTTGCGCTCTTTAATGATTGGCGCCAGCAGCATCAGGCGTTTGCCTTCCGGCTGCGCCAGCACGTTATCCACCATCTGGCTGACGGTCTGGGCCGCCAGCGGGACATCGTGGTCCGGGCAGCGCGGCTCGCCCACGCGGGCATACAGCAGACGCAGGTAATCATGGATTTCGGTGATGGTCCCGACGGTGGAACGCGGGTTGTGAGAAGTCGACTTCTGCTCAATGGAGATGGCCGGCGACAACCCTTCGATATGGTCGACGTCCGGTTTTTCCATCAGCGACAGGAACTGGCGCGCATATGCAGAGAGCGATTCAACGTAACGACGCTGCCCTTCGGCATACAGGGTGTCGAAAGCCAGTGAGGATTTGCCTGAGCCTGAAAGCCCGGTCACGACGATCAGTTTGTCGCGAGGGATGACGAGGTTGATATTCTTGAGATTGTGGGTGCGGGCGCCCCGAACTTCTATCTTATCCATTCACCTTTCCCGGTAGGTAGATACACGGAATGCCTGGTTTGTTTGAAGGACAACCGGCAGAAACGATTAATTATGACACAAATTGACCTGGCTGGATATACAGTATTGGAATGCAAATTCTGATTACTTGTGCAACAATGTATCCTTCGTGAGAAGTCTGGAAGATGCTTCCCAACTATCGGAAGACCACGTGGAAATGGTACACTCGCGCGCTTACACTATTCAGACAAGTTTTCAGGAGACACGATCATGGCCAGCAGAGGCGTAAACAAGGTGATTCTCGTCGGTAATCTGGGCCAGGACCCGGAAGTACGCTATATGCCGAGTGGTGGTGCAGTGGCCAACATTACGCTGGCTACTTCCGAATCCTGGCGTGATAAAGCGACCGGTGAGATGAAAGAGCAGACCGAATGGCACCGCGTTGTGCTGTTTGGCAAACTGGCCGAAGTGGCCGGTGAATATCTGCGTAAAGGCTCCCAGGTCTATATCGAAGGCCAGCTGCGTACCCGCAAATGGACCGATCAGTCCGGCGCAGAAAAATACACCACCGAAGTGGTGGTCAACGTTGGCGGCACCATGCAGATGCTGGGTGGCCGTCAGGGCGGTGGCGCACCAGCAGGTGGCGGCCAGCAGCAGCAGGGCGGTTGGGGTCAGCCTCAGCAGCCGCAGGGCGGCAACCAGTTCAGCGGCGGCGCACAGTCCCGTCCGCAGCAGCAGCCGTCTGCACCGGCGCAGTCCAACGAACCGCCAATGGATTTCGACGACGATATCCCGTTCTGATAATCAGAACCTGCGTTTCGTAACAACAAAAAACCCAGACGATGTCTGGGTTTTTTTATATCTACTAGGTGTACATCATTGGCCAGTCTGGTGGCGTATGGCTCATCGCCTCGACCATTACCGCTTTAACGTTGTTCCAGATAACGGCCACATCCAGCAGGGTGATGCCCAGCAGGCCGGTCGCGAACCAGCATGCCGCCGCCAGACCCAGACAGGTGCTGATCACCGCCAGCGCGGTGTAATCCGATTTACGAAATTGAATGTTCAGCGTGCTGGCCAGAAACATCAGCACTGCGCTCAACAACTCCCAGCGTGCAAACACAACACCGGTGGTAATAGCTGCCATAAAACGATCCTCAAAGATAACCGCCGCCGGGTAAAGCGCGACGTTGCCCACACGCTGTGGCAAACTGGCTATCGGCAGGCTCAGACTCACAACAATGAAACGATGTTTCTTGTTACATAAGATATGTGAACTATATCACGTTTGTTCTTTTATTCGCCACTGGGCAAATGCATAAAAATGGCTTTTTATAACCTCTATATTAACGTGGTTATTGCGAGCGAAAATATATATTTAGCCTGCTAACCGGTGTATTTATGACAACTTTACTGATAATTCATCGGGATAAGAAAACATGTACAGCGCGGCAGCTGATGTACAATATTTACAGCCTCAGGGCTATAGATTATGCTTCTTTCCGTTGCTTACTCTGTTCGTAATAAATAAATCAGGCTTGTGCTTTTTGTTGTTTATTATTCTTTGTCCTTTTATTTTTACACACGCATCCCAGTAAGAGAGTCGCATTAATGTATGCTGACTGAATATCACTTTATTCCTGATTAATTCGTTGCGGTATTTCTGTCTCGTTAATGAGCTGCGAATAAACAATGACGCAAGTAAATCGAGAGAATATTAAAGACAGTACCCGAGCCCTGCACGCATTAGCTAAATTAATGCCAAAATTATCGTCCCACGCCACCTTAACGGATCTGCTGGAGACGATTAATCATACCTTTGGTGCCCAGCTTAGCTGGGTGATGATGCAGGATGATACGGGCCAGCCGCAGTTTGTCAGTGCCGGGGAATTAACCTGCCATCCGCTGGAAATTAATGCATTTCTTGCCAGCCTGTTATTGCAACGCCATCGCCGTCCGTGGCAGGTCATCGGCTGGAAAGAGAATATGGGTGCGTTGATATTTCCTCCAGGGCATCCGGGACATCGCCAGTTACAGTGCGGGGTGCTGTGTCAAATGGCCCCGCATCAGCACGGTTACTTCTTCCTGGGGTTTACGCAACCGCAAAGCACTATCACCGTGCTGAAAGAGGTGGTGATTATCCTGGTAGAAAAGCTAAAGGATTTTGTCACCGGGCTTGTCGCGCGTGAACGCACGGCAAAAGAGATGCAGCGGATGATCGCCCAGTACAAAACGCTGTTTGAACGGGCGCCGGTGCTGATGAACTCTTTCGACAGGCATAGCCGCTGCGTATTGTGGAATGCCGAATGCGAAAAGGTGTTTGGCTGGTCGATGGCGGAGATTAACGCCCATGCCGAGCCGCTGGCGCTGTTTTATCCTGACCCGGAGATGCGACGCCGGGTGCACGAGTCGGTGAACAGCTCCCCGTTGAACGATATGTATGAATGGCACCCGGTACGCCGGGACGGTACGCAGCTGACGGTCCTGTGGTCGAATATCGCCCTGCCGGACGGCTCGATCCTCAATATCGGGCTCGATATCACCGCCCGTAAAAAAGCGGAGCGGCAGCTGGAGATGAAGGCCATGACCGACGATCTGACGCGCTGTTTAAATCGCTTTGCCATCCTGCAGCGGATTGCCGCTGCCCTGGAGGCCAGCCGGCGGCAGGAGGCCGATAGCCATTTCTCGGTCCTGATGTTTGACCTGGATTTCTTTAAACAGATTAATGACCAGTGGGGCCACCTGGTGGGGGATGCCGCGCTGGTGCACTTCTGCGACTGCCTGCGGGCGCTGATCCCGCCCGGTTCGGCGCTGGGCCGGGTCGGTGGAGAGGAGTTTTTACTGCTGCTGCCGAAGAGCCGCAGCGACGCGGCGGTGCAGCTCTCCACCCGGCTTCGCAAGGCGCTGTCCGTGACGCCGCTTAACGTTGGCAGCCGGACGCTGATCCTCTCCTTTAGCGCGGGGGTGGTGGAGGTAAGCGGTGAACAGCACGATACCTCCTCGCTACTCATTAGCGCAGATAAGGCACTTTATGATGCCAAACGCGCGGGAAGAGGAAAAACAATCGTCGCGGTTGATTATTTATAAATCACTTTAATCATTATCATGGGATAAATAGCACAAAATTTCATGATGAAGTTGCGCTTTTTTGACGCTGTCGGTAGTTTGACTTAATCGACGACATTCTGTTGAGTTATCCGGGAGCCTGGCTTTCGCCACCGGTAATTATTTTACTTAATAAACAGGAAACGAATACTTTCAGTTTGGCTTACGGACAAATATTATCGGCATAACCAAATATTAGGTTATTGGTGTTAAAAGTCAGTTGCTAACTTCGCATGATTCATGCAACGTAATCACCTGTTTAGCAAAGCATCCGGCCTTCATGATTACAGGCACATAAAAAGCAGGGATATAGGGCGGAAATGAATCGTAGCGCACGGGACAAGGTGCTGAGGATAGTCGGGGTTATCATGGTAGTTTTGCTACCTGTGATGCTTGCGCTATGGTTTGCCCAGCAACGCGCGGTCAACGAAACAAGTAGTCAGCTTCGATCCTTTGCTCAACTCGCTTTAGACAAAACTGAACTGGTCATTCAGCAGGTGGATCTGGCCCGGCAAGCGGCTGAACAGTATTCGGGTGATATTTGCACGCCGGCACATCGGCAAAATATGTTAAATATCGTCCGGGGCCGGCTTTACATTGCCGACCTGCTCTATGCTGAAGGGCGTGAATTCCTCTGCTCAACGACGAGCACCCCCGATAATCCCTATATTATTTCCGCCGCCAATTACCAACGCCAGCCTGACGTCTCTATCTATTATTACCGCGACACCCCATTTTATGCGGGATATAAGATGACTTATATGCAATTAGGTCATTATGTGGTGGTGGTTAATCCGCTAACCTATAGCGAAGTGATGTCTTCGGATCGTTCTCTGGCATGGGGTGTATTTGATACGATAACCAATGCCTTTTTCTCCGTCAGCGAACAGGCCAATCAGAATGAATTAAAAACGCTGATTAGCGATAACGATCTGGCGTTCCAGAATGAAGGCCGCTTTTATACTATTGTTCGCTCGGACAAGCGCCCGATTGCCGCTATTGTTTCAACGACTAACCAGCGCTTTTATGAAGTGCTCTATCATCAGGCGACATTAACCCTGCCGCTGGGGATGATCAGCAGCATTATTATTTTACTGATGTGGTCGAGAACACGACGCGAATTTAACTCCCCGGGTCGCTTATTGCATCGGGCATTAAATAAAAGACAGCTTTGTCTGCACTACCAGCCGATTATCGATATTAAAACCAACCTTTGTGTCGGGGCAGAGGCACTGTTGCGATGGCCTGGGTTTAACGGTCCGGTGATGAGCCCGGTAGAGTTTATCCCGCTGGCAGAAAAAGAGGGCATGAGCGAGCGCATTACCGACTACGTGGTGGAAGAAGTCTTCAGCGATCTGGGTCCTTTCCTGGCCTGCAACCCACATATCTATATCTCCATTAACCTGTCGGCCACGGACTTTCACTCTTCACGCCTGATTGCGATGATCTCCGATAAAGCCCGCCACTACAACGTCCGGGCCCAGCAAATCAAAATCGAAGTGACCGAGCGCGGGTTTATCGACGTGCCGAAAACGACGCCGGTGATTCAGGCGTTTCGACAGGCAGGATATGAAGTGGCGATCGATGATTTTGGTACCGGCTATTCCAACCTGCACAACCTCTACTCGCTGAACGTGGATATCCTGAAAATCGATAAATCTTTTATTGATACGCTGACCACTAACAGCACCAGCCATCTGATCGTCGAGCACATTATCGAAATGGCCCAAAGCCTGCGCTTAAAAACCATCGCGGAAGGGGTGGAAACGGCGGAACAGGTCACGTGGTTAAACAAGCGCGGCGTGCAGTATTGTCAGGGCTGGCACTTTGCAAAGGCAATGTCGCCGCAGGATTTCATGACCTGGCAGCAACAGCCTGTCGCGGCAACACTCGCCCACAGCCATTAATTCAGCTGATGACGATAGTCGCTGGGGGTACGATCAAACTCGCGGCGGAATACGCGGGAAAACGTCTGCTGGGAGACATAACCCAAATCCATGGCGATATCAAAAATAGGGCGCTGGGTGGTGCGTAACGCCTGGGCGGCCAGCAATAATCTGCGTTGACGAATGTACTCGCCGAGCGTCTGGTGCATAACGGCGCGGAACATCCTCTGTAAGTACCACTTCGAATAACCCGACTTTTTAGCCACCACATCGATACTCAAGGGTTGATCGATATGGTCATCCATCCATTCAATAAGTGTCTGAATAATTTGTTGATGCGACATAGAGCAGCCTCTTTCTGGTTACACCTGTATCGGTTAATTCGTCGTTTTGTCTGCGGGCGAGTATAATTCCTCAAGTTAACTTGAGGTAAAGAGGTTTTATGGAAAAGAAATTACCGCGGATAAAACCGCTGCTCACCCCGGGCGAGGTGGCCCGGCGCAGCGGCGTGGCGGTGTCAGCGCTGCATTTCTATGAAAGCAAAGGGTTAATTAAGAGCATCCGCAACACCGGCAACCAGCGCCGTTATACCCGCGACGTGCTGCGCTACGTGGCGATCATTAAGATTGCCCAACGTATCGGCATCCCGCTGGCCACCATTGGCGAGGCGTTCGGTATCCTGCCGGAGGGGCATACCCTGAGTGCGAAAGAGTGGAAAGCGCTCTCCTCCCAGTGGCGCGACGAACTGGATCGGCGCATCCACACCCTGGAAGCGCTGCGCGATGAGCTTGACGGCTGCATTGGCTGCGGATGCCTGTCGCGCAGCGACTGTCCGCTGCGTAACCCTGGCGATAAGCTGGGCGAGCAGGGCACCGGCGCGCGGCTGTTGGAAGAGGATTAGCCCGACGCATAAAAAACTAAAGCGCCACAACAGGGCGCTTTAGTTTATTCCCGGTCTTTGTCTTTCTCTCTATCCCGCTGGTTCACAGGAGGGTTTCCCCCGACATCAACACCCCTCAGTCGAGCATGCTTTGGAGGTTCCGGTTTGTGCTGACAATTTAAGTCTAGGCCGGGGGCCCGGGTTTGCCAGCGTCACTGAGCAAAAACTCGGCGAAATTTTTTCGCCAGGTTGTGCAATTTTCTATAGTTAGTGGATAAGCCCAACTGGAGATGACCATGATTAAGGTCCACCACCTCAACCAGTCCCGATCCCAGCGCGTGCTCTGGGCGCTGGAAGAGCTCTCGCTGCCCTATCAGATTGAGCGCTATCAGCGCGATAAAACCATGATGGCACCCGCCGCGTTGCGCAAAGTCCACCCGCTGGGTAAATCTCCGGTGCTGGAAGATAACGGTCTGATCCTGGCGGAGTCGGGCGCTATTCTTGAATACCTGCAGGAGACCTACGATCCCGGGTCGCAGCTTAAGCCGCAGGATCGCGAGCTGAAACTGCACTACCGATTCTGGCTGCACTACGCGGAAGGCTCCCTGATGCCGCTGCTGCTGATGAAGCTGGTCTTCTCCAGCCTCGGTAAACCGCCGATCCCGTTTGGCCTGCGCTCGCTGGGCAAAGTG
Coding sequences within it:
- the ssb1 gene encoding single-stranded DNA-binding protein SSB1, with the protein product MASRGVNKVILVGNLGQDPEVRYMPSGGAVANITLATSESWRDKATGEMKEQTEWHRVVLFGKLAEVAGEYLRKGSQVYIEGQLRTRKWTDQSGAEKYTTEVVVNVGGTMQMLGGRQGGGAPAGGGQQQQGGWGQPQQPQGGNQFSGGAQSRPQQQPSAPAQSNEPPMDFDDDIPF
- a CDS encoding YjcB family protein is translated as MAAITTGVVFARWELLSAVLMFLASTLNIQFRKSDYTALAVISTCLGLAAACWFATGLLGITLLDVAVIWNNVKAVMVEAMSHTPPDWPMMYT
- a CDS encoding GGDEF domain-containing protein, whose translation is MPKLSSHATLTDLLETINHTFGAQLSWVMMQDDTGQPQFVSAGELTCHPLEINAFLASLLLQRHRRPWQVIGWKENMGALIFPPGHPGHRQLQCGVLCQMAPHQHGYFFLGFTQPQSTITVLKEVVIILVEKLKDFVTGLVARERTAKEMQRMIAQYKTLFERAPVLMNSFDRHSRCVLWNAECEKVFGWSMAEINAHAEPLALFYPDPEMRRRVHESVNSSPLNDMYEWHPVRRDGTQLTVLWSNIALPDGSILNIGLDITARKKAERQLEMKAMTDDLTRCLNRFAILQRIAAALEASRRQEADSHFSVLMFDLDFFKQINDQWGHLVGDAALVHFCDCLRALIPPGSALGRVGGEEFLLLLPKSRSDAAVQLSTRLRKALSVTPLNVGSRTLILSFSAGVVEVSGEQHDTSSLLISADKALYDAKRAGRGKTIVAVDYL
- a CDS encoding EAL domain-containing protein: MNRSARDKVLRIVGVIMVVLLPVMLALWFAQQRAVNETSSQLRSFAQLALDKTELVIQQVDLARQAAEQYSGDICTPAHRQNMLNIVRGRLYIADLLYAEGREFLCSTTSTPDNPYIISAANYQRQPDVSIYYYRDTPFYAGYKMTYMQLGHYVVVVNPLTYSEVMSSDRSLAWGVFDTITNAFFSVSEQANQNELKTLISDNDLAFQNEGRFYTIVRSDKRPIAAIVSTTNQRFYEVLYHQATLTLPLGMISSIIILLMWSRTRREFNSPGRLLHRALNKRQLCLHYQPIIDIKTNLCVGAEALLRWPGFNGPVMSPVEFIPLAEKEGMSERITDYVVEEVFSDLGPFLACNPHIYISINLSATDFHSSRLIAMISDKARHYNVRAQQIKIEVTERGFIDVPKTTPVIQAFRQAGYEVAIDDFGTGYSNLHNLYSLNVDILKIDKSFIDTLTTNSTSHLIVEHIIEMAQSLRLKTIAEGVETAEQVTWLNKRGVQYCQGWHFAKAMSPQDFMTWQQQPVAATLAHSH
- the soxS gene encoding superoxide response transcriptional regulator SoxS, whose translation is MSHQQIIQTLIEWMDDHIDQPLSIDVVAKKSGYSKWYLQRMFRAVMHQTLGEYIRQRRLLLAAQALRTTQRPIFDIAMDLGYVSQQTFSRVFRREFDRTPSDYRHQLN
- the soxR gene encoding redox-sensitive transcriptional activator SoxR, with the protein product MEKKLPRIKPLLTPGEVARRSGVAVSALHFYESKGLIKSIRNTGNQRRYTRDVLRYVAIIKIAQRIGIPLATIGEAFGILPEGHTLSAKEWKALSSQWRDELDRRIHTLEALRDELDGCIGCGCLSRSDCPLRNPGDKLGEQGTGARLLEED
- a CDS encoding glutathione S-transferase family protein, whose product is MIKVHHLNQSRSQRVLWALEELSLPYQIERYQRDKTMMAPAALRKVHPLGKSPVLEDNGLILAESGAILEYLQETYDPGSQLKPQDRELKLHYRFWLHYAEGSLMPLLLMKLVFSSLGKPPIPFGLRSLGKVLGQGVQKAYLNRQLETHARFLESWLKDHRWFAGDRLSMADVQMSFPVFALLERGGITDLPHLQTWKKNVEMRPAWQRAIQQGGPFEIPGES